Sequence from the Pseudomonas frederiksbergensis genome:
GGGAGCGGTTGTTGGCTGTCTGAGCATTGAGGTGTCCTCATAGCCCCATTCGCGAGCCTGCTCGCGAATGGGGCAGCTCAGTCTGAATGGTTGGCCACACAAATCCCGCGCTCACTGGAGCCCGCCCACCATCGCCTGTTACCATTCGCCCCCTGTTTGATCTTCGCTTTTATCTTCTTTCCGAGACATGCCATGACCACCGTCCGTACCCGCATCGCGCCTTCGCCCACTGGCGATCCCCATGTCGGCACCGCTTACATCGCCTTGTTCAACTATTGCTTTGCCAAGCAGCACGGTGGTGAGTTCATCCTGCGGATCGAGGACACCGATCAGTTGCGTTCGACCCGCGAGTCGGAACAGCAGATTTTCGACGCCCTGCGCTGGCTCGGCATCGATTGGAGCGAGGGCCCGGACGTCGGCGGCCCGCACGGCCCGTATCGCCAGAGCGAACGTGGCGAGATCTACAAGCAGTACTGTCAGCAATTGGTGGACATGGGGCATGCGTTCCCTTGCTTCTGCACTGCCGAAGAGCTCGACCAGATGCGGGCCGAGCAGATCGCCCGTGGCGAAACCCCGCGCTACGACGGCCGCGCGCTGCTGCTGTCCAAAGAAGAAGTCGCCCGTCGCCTGGCCGCTGGCGAGCCCCATGTGATCCGCATGAAGGTGCCGACCGAGGGTGTCTGCGTGGTGCCGGACATGCTGCGTGGCGATGTCGAGATCCCGTGGGATCGCATGGACATGCAAGTGCTGATGAAGACCGATGGCCTGCCGACGTACTTCCTGGCCAACGTGGTCGACGATCACCTGATGGGCATCACTCACGTTCTGCGTGGTGAAGAATGGCTGCCGTCGGCGCCGAAACTGATCCTGCTCTATGAGTACTTTGGCTGGGAACAACCTCAGCTGTGCTACATGCCGCTGCTGCGTAACCCGGACAAAAGCAAGTTGTCCAAGCGCAAGAACCCGACCTCGGTGACGTTCTACGAGCGCATGGGCTTCATGCCCGAGGCGATGCTCAACTACCTGGGGCGCATGGGCTGGTCGATGCCGGACGAGCGTGAGAAGTTCTCGCTGCAGGAAATGGTCGAGCACTTCGATCTGTCGCGTGTCTCCCTGGGCGGGCCGATCTTCGACGTCGAGAAACTCTCCTGGCTCAACGGCCAGTGGCTGCGTGACCTGCCGGTGGAAGAGTTCGCCGCACGCGTGCAGAAGTGGGCGTTCAACCCTGAGTACATGATGAAGATCGCTCCCCACGTGCAGGGCAGGGTCGAGACCTTCAGCCAGATCGCCCCGCTGGCCGGCTTCTTCTTCGCCGGTGGCGTGACCCCGGACGCGAAGTTGTTCGAATCCAAGAAACTCTCGGGCGACCAGGTGCGGCAGTTGATGCAGTTGATCCTGTGGAAGCTCGAAAGCCTGCGCCAGTGGGAGAAGGACAGCATCACCGCGACCATCCAGGCCGTGGTCGAATCGCTGGAACTGAAATTGCGCGATGCCATGCCGTTGATGTTCGCCGCCATTACCGGCCAGGCCAGCTCGGTGTCGGTGCTCGATGCAATGGAAATCCTCGGGCCGGACCTGACCCGTTTCCGCCTGCGCCAAGCCATCGATCTGCTCGGTGGCGTGTCGAAGAAGGAAAACAAAGAGTGGGAAAAACTGCTGGGCGCGATTGCTTAAGCGGTCGATGGAGCAGGGCATGCCCCGGTTTTCCGGGTTTTGTCGGTAAGTGATTGTTATCCCGGCAAAAAATTTTCAAATTCTTTGAAAATAAATTTGACAGCCCTCCGATACGCCCTTAAGATTCGCCCCGTCCTCAGCGATGAGGGGCTATAGCTCAGCTGGGAGAGCGCTTGCATGGCATGCAAGAGGTCGACGGTTCGATCCCGTCTAGCTCCACCAATTTACACTTCGAGGCCTGGCCACACCGGCCTTGAAGCGATCAACACTCAGCGTTGATCAGTTGTATAGAAGGGTTTGCGTCCCCTTCGTCTAGTGGCCTAGGACACCGCCCTTTCACGGCGGTAACAGGGGTTCGAGTCCCCTAGGGGACGCCAGTTTTACAGAAGCGATGTTGCAAGATGATGTCGCTCCGCCGCGAGGCGAAAAATCCGGGGCTATAGCTCAGCTGGGAGAGCGCTTGCATGGCATGCAAGAGGTCGACGGTTCGATCCCGTCTAGCTCCACCAATTTACACTTCAAGGTTTGGCCACACCGGCCTTGAAGCGATCAGTACTCAGCGCTGATCATGTTCAGAAGGTTTGTGTCCCCTTCGTCTAGTGGCCTAGGACACCGCCCTTTCACGGCGGTAACAGGGGTTCGAGTCCCCTAGGGGACGCCACGATTACCCGCTCTGCGGGATTTTATAAGGGTCATTCAATTCTTGAATGGCCCTTTTGTTTGCCTGGCATTCAGCCAATTCCCTTATCCTCCAAAAATACTTCTGACGAGCGGTCACTATTTCGCTTGCGGAAATTTATTATGAGAATAATATTTCAATCGTAATATTCGGAGGCAACGATGAGCGATAAAAAAGCACAAACCCGCGAACGCATTCTCAAGGCCGCCAGCGATGCGCTGATCCAGCGCGGGCCGGCCGAGCCGAGCGTGGGCGAGGTGATGGGCGCAGCCGGCCTGACGGTGGGTGGTTTTTATGCCCATTTCGAAAGCAAGGATGCGTTGATGCTGGAGGCGTTCAAGCAGTTGTTGAATCGCCGCCGTGGCTTGATCGCCGACATGGATGCCGAGCTGACGGGTGAAGAGCGGCGCGCATTGGTCGCGGCGTTCTATCTGTCGCGCAAGCACCGTGATTCCACCGAGCAAGCGTGTCCGATCCCGGCATCGGTCGGCGAGCTCGGGCGGCTGCCGGACGCGTTTCGTGAAGTTCTCAACGAGCATATCGAGCTGATGGTCGCGCAGTTGGCCGCCAGCCCCGAAGACGCCGACAAAGCCCTGGCCGACATCGCCTTGATGGTCGGCGGCCTGGCCCTGGCACGGGCATTGGGCCCGGGTGAGTTATCGGATCGTTTACTGCGCGCCGCCAAGTCGGCGGTGCGTTGAGCTAAGGCGCAAGCCCTGGAGATGAGCATGGACAGGTTGAGCTGGATTCGTGGCGTCAATGGCACCCTTGGTTGGATCGCGCCGCGGCTGGTGGCGAAGAGCATGCGCAGGGTCTTCATGAGTCCGCGCAACCTGCCACCACGGGCCTGGGAACTGCCATTGCTGGCCTCGTCCGAGCGCATCACGTTGCGCTTCGGCCTGTCTGCCTTGCGTTGGGGCAAAGGCCCGGCGGTCCTGTTGATGCACGGGTGGGAAGGGCGGCCGACCCAATTTGCAGCGTTGATCAACGCGCTGGTGGACGCCGGTTATACGGTGGTGGCGCTGGATGGACCGGCCCACGGTCGCTCGCCGGGTCGCCAGGCCAATGTCCCGTTGTTTGCCCGGGCGATGCTCGAAGCCGCAGCCGAGTTGCCGCCGCTGCAAGCGGTAATCGGTCACTCCATGGGCGGCGCCAGTGCCATGCTGGCGGTCCAGCTGGGGCTGCGAACCGAGACGCTGGTGAGTATCGCCGCGCCGGCGCGTATCCTCGGCGTGTTGCGTGGGTTCGCCCGGATGATGGGAATGCCCGCCAGGGCGCGCTCGGCGTTCATTCGCCAGGTGGAGCAGGATGTGGGCATGCAGGCTTCGAAGATGGATGTCTCGCAATACCAGCTGGATATTCCGGGGCTGATTGTCCATGCCGAGGACGATACATCGGTATCGGTCGAGGAATCGCAACTGATCCATGAAGCCTGGTTCGACAGCCGCCTGCTGCGCTTGCCGGAGGGCGGGCACCAGCGAGTCCTGGCCGATCCCCGTGTCATTGATGGGGTGTTATCACTGCTGGCAGGACGCAGCCTGCAAGCGCGGCAATCGGCTTGAGCATCCGGTACACTGCCCCGATCCAAATTCGACCGGGAGAGGGGCATGGGCTGGGATCGGGCAACGCCGTTCATTATTGATCTTCAGGTCAATCCAGAAGACATCGACGGGCTGGGCCACGCCAATAACGCGGTGTACGTCACTTGGCTGGAGCGCTGCGCCTGGCGGCATTCCCAGCGCCTGGGCCTGGACCTGGTGGAGTACCGGCGGCTGGATCGCGCCATGGCGGTGGTGCGGCATGAAATCGATTACCTGGCAGCGGCCTACGAGGGCGACGAACTGCAGCTGGCGACCTGGATCGTCGACTGGGACCAGCGCCTGAAAATGACCCGGCACTTCCAACTGGTCCGGCCCAGCGATAACACCACGCTGCTGCGGGCCCAAACCACCTTTGTCTGTATCGAACTTTCCACCGGCCGACCCAAGCGCATGCCGCCGGAGTTTATCGAGGGTTATGGCGTGGCGCTAAGCCTGGATGGGAGCGAGCCTGCTCGCGAAGGCGGCGGTACAGCCAGCACCTTCGCAAGCTGATCCACCGCCATCGCGAGCAAGCTCGTCCCACAAAGGCTCGGCGGCGATTTGCCGATTTTGTGCAGGAAATCCGCTAAACTGCCGCACGTTTTTTCGTTGAGTGTGTTTTCCATGCAAATTGCCTTGGCGCCCATGGAGGGGTTGGTCGACAACATCCTGCGTGACGTCCTGACCCGTGTTGGCGGCATTGATTGGTGTGTCACCGAGTTCATTCGCGTCAATGACCGTCTGCTCACGCCCGCCTATTTCCACAAGCTCGGCCCGGAATTGCTGACCGGCGCCCGAACTGCCGCGGGCGTACCCCTGCGGGTGCAATTGCTGGGCTCCGACCCGGTGTGCCTGGCGGAAAACGCGGCGCTGGCCTGCGAGCTGGGGTCTGAGGTGATCGACTTGAATTTTGGCTGTCCGGCCAAGACGGTAAACAAGTCGCGGGGCGGGGCAGTGCTGCTCAAGGAGCCGGAGCTGCTCAACGAGATCGTCGAGCATGTACGGCGTGCGGTGCCCAAATACATTCCTGTCACCGCCAAGATGCGCCTGGGCTTCGATAGCCCGGACGGCGCGCTGGTCTGCGCCACGGCGCTGGCCGAGGGCGGCGCGGCCCATATCGTCGTGCATGCGCGGACCAAGGTCGACGGCTACAAGCCGCCGGCCCACTGGGAGTGGATTCCCCGCGTCCAGGAAGTGGTCAAGGTGCCGGTGTTCGCCAACGGTGATATCTGGAGTGTCGAGGATTGGCGTCGCTGCCGCGAAATCAGCGGAGTCGAAGACATCATGCTCGGTCGCGGCCTGGTGTCCCGCCCCGACCTGGCCCGGCAGATCGCCGCCGCCCGGGCCGGTGAAGAAGTCACCGAGATGTCCTGGGCCGACCTACAGCCGATGCTCCAGGATTTCTGGCTGCAAGTGGTCGACCAACTGACGCCACGCCAGGCGCCAGGCCGGTTGAAGCAATGGCTGGCGATGTTGACGCGAAATTATCCGGAGGCGGTTGAGCTGTTCAGTGCCGTGCGGCGGGAAACCGACCTGGACGCGGTAGGCCATTTGTTGGGTGTGCAGCGCACCGAGGCGGCCTGAAAAAATTTTAAGAAAAAGCTCTTGAAAAGTTTTTGGCGGTCCCTAGATAGGGGATACGCGATGCCGAATTCGGGTCGCGGAGACAAAAAAACTTGCTGAACTTTCAGGAGATTTGAATCATGAGTACTGCATTTTCGCTGGCCCCTCTGTTCCGTTCCTCGGTGGGCTTCGACCGTTTCAACGACCTGTTCGAAACCGCCCTGCGCAACGAACCGGGCAGCAGCTATCCACCCTACAACGTGGAAAAACACGGCGATGACGAATACCGCATCGTAGTCGCCGCCGCCGGGTTCCGGGAAGAAGACCTGGACCTGCAAGTGGAAAAAGGTGTGCTGACCATCAGCGGCGGCAAGCGCGAGGCCAGCAACGACAGCGTGACCTACCTGCACCAGGGCATCGCCCAGCGTGCGTTCAAGCTGTCCTTCCGGTTGGCGGATCATATCGAGATCAAGGCCGCCGGCCTGAGCAACGGTCTGTTGAGCATCGACCTGTTGCGCGTGGTACCGGAAGAGGCGAAGGCCAAGCGCATCCCGATCAACGGTGCGCAGCAGCAACCCGCGCTGGAGAATTGATCCATCGCAACTGAAGAAGGGCGCCTGAGGGCGCCCTTCTTCGTTTTTGGAGTCATTGCAAGACGAGGGGATAAACCCTGCGCCACAAAAGCCTTCTGCCTGGGTTGCACAGGCTAGGGCAGCAACCGCTCAAACGCCTCCAGTGGCAACGGCCGGCTGTGCAGGTAACCCTGGTACAAATGACAATCGAGCCCCTGCAGAAACTGCAGTTGCTCCAGCGTCTCCACCCCTTCGGCGATCATTTCCAGGTTCAGGCTGCGGGCCATGGCGACAATGGCGCGGATGATTTCGGCGTCGTTGGGGTCGCTGGTGGCATCGCGCACGAAGGATTGATCGATTTTCAAGGTGTCCACCGGCAGCCGCTTGAGGTAAGTCAGCGACGAATAGCCGGTGCCGAAGTCATCCATGGCAAAGCTGACGCCCAGTTTCTTGAGCCGGCGCATCTTGGAGATGGTGTCGTCCAGGTTATGGATCACGATGCCTTCGGTAATCTCCAGCTTGAGCAGGGAGTAGGGCAGCCCGTGGCTGGCGAGGCTGCTTTCGATGCGTTCGACAAAATCATTCTGGCGAAACTGCCGGGGACTGATGTTGACGCACAGTTTGAACCGTTTTGGATCGACCTTGCCCTTGGCGATCAGCTGCTTGAAGCCGTTGCAGGCTTCATCGAGGATCCAGGTACCGACTTCCAG
This genomic interval carries:
- the gltX gene encoding glutamate--tRNA ligase, with product MTTVRTRIAPSPTGDPHVGTAYIALFNYCFAKQHGGEFILRIEDTDQLRSTRESEQQIFDALRWLGIDWSEGPDVGGPHGPYRQSERGEIYKQYCQQLVDMGHAFPCFCTAEELDQMRAEQIARGETPRYDGRALLLSKEEVARRLAAGEPHVIRMKVPTEGVCVVPDMLRGDVEIPWDRMDMQVLMKTDGLPTYFLANVVDDHLMGITHVLRGEEWLPSAPKLILLYEYFGWEQPQLCYMPLLRNPDKSKLSKRKNPTSVTFYERMGFMPEAMLNYLGRMGWSMPDEREKFSLQEMVEHFDLSRVSLGGPIFDVEKLSWLNGQWLRDLPVEEFAARVQKWAFNPEYMMKIAPHVQGRVETFSQIAPLAGFFFAGGVTPDAKLFESKKLSGDQVRQLMQLILWKLESLRQWEKDSITATIQAVVESLELKLRDAMPLMFAAITGQASSVSVLDAMEILGPDLTRFRLRQAIDLLGGVSKKENKEWEKLLGAIA
- a CDS encoding tRNA-dihydrouridine synthase, which gives rise to MQIALAPMEGLVDNILRDVLTRVGGIDWCVTEFIRVNDRLLTPAYFHKLGPELLTGARTAAGVPLRVQLLGSDPVCLAENAALACELGSEVIDLNFGCPAKTVNKSRGGAVLLKEPELLNEIVEHVRRAVPKYIPVTAKMRLGFDSPDGALVCATALAEGGAAHIVVHARTKVDGYKPPAHWEWIPRVQEVVKVPVFANGDIWSVEDWRRCREISGVEDIMLGRGLVSRPDLARQIAAARAGEEVTEMSWADLQPMLQDFWLQVVDQLTPRQAPGRLKQWLAMLTRNYPEAVELFSAVRRETDLDAVGHLLGVQRTEAA
- a CDS encoding acyl-CoA thioesterase is translated as MGWDRATPFIIDLQVNPEDIDGLGHANNAVYVTWLERCAWRHSQRLGLDLVEYRRLDRAMAVVRHEIDYLAAAYEGDELQLATWIVDWDQRLKMTRHFQLVRPSDNTTLLRAQTTFVCIELSTGRPKRMPPEFIEGYGVALSLDGSEPAREGGGTASTFAS
- a CDS encoding TetR/AcrR family transcriptional regulator, translated to MSDKKAQTRERILKAASDALIQRGPAEPSVGEVMGAAGLTVGGFYAHFESKDALMLEAFKQLLNRRRGLIADMDAELTGEERRALVAAFYLSRKHRDSTEQACPIPASVGELGRLPDAFREVLNEHIELMVAQLAASPEDADKALADIALMVGGLALARALGPGELSDRLLRAAKSAVR
- a CDS encoding Hsp20 family protein; this translates as MSTAFSLAPLFRSSVGFDRFNDLFETALRNEPGSSYPPYNVEKHGDDEYRIVVAAAGFREEDLDLQVEKGVLTISGGKREASNDSVTYLHQGIAQRAFKLSFRLADHIEIKAAGLSNGLLSIDLLRVVPEEAKAKRIPINGAQQQPALEN
- a CDS encoding alpha/beta fold hydrolase, translating into MDRLSWIRGVNGTLGWIAPRLVAKSMRRVFMSPRNLPPRAWELPLLASSERITLRFGLSALRWGKGPAVLLMHGWEGRPTQFAALINALVDAGYTVVALDGPAHGRSPGRQANVPLFARAMLEAAAELPPLQAVIGHSMGGASAMLAVQLGLRTETLVSIAAPARILGVLRGFARMMGMPARARSAFIRQVEQDVGMQASKMDVSQYQLDIPGLIVHAEDDTSVSVEESQLIHEAWFDSRLLRLPEGGHQRVLADPRVIDGVLSLLAGRSLQARQSA